Within the Takifugu rubripes chromosome 8, fTakRub1.2, whole genome shotgun sequence genome, the region TTCCATGACCTCCTGGCTCAGTTGGACGATCAGCACAGTCGTTTTGCCCTGGAGAACAAGTTTCTGCTACAGCATAACATCCGTAAGATCAAGAGGAACCTGCAGGTGAGACGACACCTTCTTTCATATTGACTTAATTAATCTTTTTTTGTGGCGTTGAATCACGCTGTAGCTACAGTATGTTGAATGCTTGGAGTGGATCTCTCTGCAGGATCGGTTCCAGGAAGATCCTGTACACATGGCCATGATCATCTCCAGAAATCTGAAGGAGGAACAGAGAATCTTGGACACAGCAAAGAGCACTGAGGTAAAACCTGCAGCCCAGCAGGCGTTACATGATATTTATTACATGTTTGCGGAATATGAACATTGTAACACATATTTAGCAAAGGCTGATCTTTGCAGCAGGAAGGCGTGGGGTTGTCATCAACCATGCTGGTGGAGAAACAAAAACTGGACGCCAAAGTGAAAGAGCTGAAAGACAGTGTTCAGGTAGACGTTTCTTCAGCTGTGCTGCTTAAAGGTCATTAATGTAACTTAATCACCCTGGCCTCCTCGGTCTCAGATGGCAGATCAGTCCATTAAGAAcctggaggaccagcaggaTGAGTATGACTTCAAAATCAACACGTTGAAGAacagaggtgagggaggggcGTCGGGGGGGGGCGGGCTGCATCAGACAGAAAAAGACGCCTGAGATCTTTTTAGAGATAAAGCTGAAAAAATCCGGCAGTAAATTGATGTCCTTGTTTTTTGTAGAGAACGAAATGAACGGCATGACGCCAAAGGAGCTCGAGCAAGAGAAGTTAACAGTGAACAGGATGTGTTTGGAACTGAAAGCCAAAagacaggtgagcagaaacagaccagcaggtggaggaagCAAGCGCACAGGTAAAGTAAACACGCTCTGATTAACAACCTGTGTGGAACTGTTTCCGGAAAAGAAACCATGTTCCTGTGGTAAAAGCTACTGTGTGTAGAACAATAGTTCCGATCAGAACAACTTATCCGGTGGTAGGTGGGGTGAATCTGGTTtcctctgctgtctgtcagGACGTGGTGCTCCAGCTGACCGATCTTCTAAACATCATCCATGCCTTACTGACGGACCTCATCTCTGAGGAGCTGCCAGAGTGGAAGCAACGGCAGCAGATCGCCTGCATCGGCGGTCCTCCCAATGCCTGCGTGGACCAGCTGCAAAACTGGTGAGACATCCTGCGGCGTTGTTATTGAcgggagaggggggggaaagaaagagcTATTCGATGACCTGCTGTCTTGGTCCGTCCGTGGCAGGTTCACCGCAGTAGCAGAGAGTCTGCAGCAGGTCCGCCAGcacctgaagaagctgcaggagctggaacaGAAGTTAACCTACGAATCCGACCCCATCACACAGAAGAAAGCCATCCTGGAAGCACGAGCCTTGGAGCTACTCAAAAACATCCTCTCCAAGTGAGGAAGGAtctttaaaaccttttttatttattttttggttcACTGATCGGTTCGGCTCTGCTTGTTAAAACTCCTGTTTGGTTGTAATaattctgcgtgtgtgtgtgtgtgtgtgtatgtgtgtgtgtgtgtgtgtgcgcagctcTCTGGTGGTGGAGAGGCAGCCCTGCAtgcccacccacccacacagaccCATGGTGCTGAAAACAGGCGTCCAGTTCACAGTCAAGCTACGGTGAGACCAGTCTCAAAAACCTGTTTGACACCTGCATGAAAACAGTTAAAaaggagctgctgctactgaatcgacttcctgtttcattgGAAGATCTTCATCTGGGTTTCAGGTTCctggtgaagctgcaggagtttAACTACCAGATCAAAGTCAAGGCTGTGTTTGATAAGTAAGCCGCAATTTAAGGTTTATTTCTGAAAACGGCGTTTGGACGTGCTCATGAAGGTCTTCTGCTTTTTTGCAGAGACGTTACAGAGAAGAAAGGGTACGTCTCCTAACCAACCGCAGCAGGAAACACTGGGTCCTTACTGATAAATGATCAATAATCCTAATCGATTTTGTTGATGTCAGGTTTCGGAAGTTTAACATTTTGGGCACAAACACGAAGGTCATGAACATGGAGGAGTCAAACGGCAGCCTGGCCGCAGAATTCAGACATCTGGTGATTCTTTAAGTCAAATTTCCTTCTGAACCTTAGAAACATGTCTCGATTTGATCCGAGTCGGCCTGTAGGAGGCTTTATTAAAATTGCTCTCGCTCTTCTCGCAGCAACTTAAGGAGCAGAAAGTTGCCGGAAATCGAACAAATGAGGTGATTCATCTGATCAGGAGTTAATCTAACAATTTATCAGGATTTTTTTGGAGCGTTGAGAGTTGCTTTGTGCACGCAGGGTCCTCTGATTGTCACCGAGGAGCTCCATTCGCTCAGCTTCGAGTCTGAGCTGCACCTCAACCAGTCTGGACTCAACGTCAAGCTGGAGGTAAGAGAGGGATGCATTTCCATACAAGCACTGGACAGCAAAGGCTGTTTATGGGCTGTTGCCGTCGATGCTGTAGGTGTCAGATCAGCTGAGAGCATGACGTTGTCGCTCATTTACTATAATGTTTATTTCATGATTGTGTTTTTGAATACGATCGATGGATTTTTGTATTTacatggttgttgttgttgttgttgtaggcCATCTCGCTGCCTGTTATTGTCATCTCCAATGTCTGTCAGCTGCCCAGTGCCTGGGCCTCCATCCTCTGGTACAATATGTTGACAACTGAGCCCAAGGTACACACACGTCCTTGTaactctgtctttgtgaggacattcatcAAGATAACACATTCCCCAGCTCCCTCCCCACTAAATGCCTAACCCTGACTCTCACACTAACCAGAATGCAGCCTTAACCCTCACACAGCTCTTCAACATTGTCAGGACCAGACtacaatgtcctcactttgttcgTAGGATGAGTATTTTCATCCTAGATTtgcagcaagta harbors:
- the stat1a gene encoding signal transducer and activator of transcription 1a isoform X1: MSQWCQLQMLDCKYLEQVDQLYDDMFPMDIRQYLSRWIESIDWETVALQDSLARVRFHDLLAQLDDQHSRFALENKFLLQHNIRKIKRNLQDRFQEDPVHMAMIISRNLKEEQRILDTAKSTEQEGVGLSSTMLVEKQKLDAKVKELKDSVQMADQSIKNLEDQQDEYDFKINTLKNRENEMNGMTPKELEQEKLTVNRMCLELKAKRQDVVLQLTDLLNIIHALLTDLISEELPEWKQRQQIACIGGPPNACVDQLQNWFTAVAESLQQVRQHLKKLQELEQKLTYESDPITQKKAILEARALELLKNILSNSLVVERQPCMPTHPHRPMVLKTGVQFTVKLRFLVKLQEFNYQIKVKAVFDKDVTEKKGFRKFNILGTNTKVMNMEESNGSLAAEFRHLQLKEQKVAGNRTNEGPLIVTEELHSLSFESELHLNQSGLNVKLEAISLPVIVISNVCQLPSAWASILWYNMLTTEPKNLKFFLNPPQAMWSQLSQVLSWQFSSITNRGLNQEQLNMLADKLLGARAQRNPEGLIPWTKFCKQSANEKAFPFWLWIEGILDVIKRHLLSLWNDGSIMGFISKEREKAVLSDKCPGTFLLRFSESSKEGAITFTWIDHDIHYKPAFHSVEPYTKKELSAVSLPDIIRTYKVMAAENIPENPLRFLYPNIPKDKAFGKYYPKPSEALEPMDVENPENSGYIKTELISVSEVHPSKLHDNMMPMSPDDYRALTQMVNSEDMAAVANNVIQGFEAFDVQMNEFPNPN
- the stat1a gene encoding signal transducer and activator of transcription 1a isoform X3 encodes the protein MSQWCQLQMLDCKYLEQVDQLYDDMFPMDIRQYLSRWIESIDWETVALQDSLARVRFHDLLAQLDDQHSRFALENKFLLQHNIRKIKRNLQDRFQEDPVHMAMIISRNLKEEQRILDTAKSTEQEGVGLSSTMLVEKQKLDAKVKELKDSVQMADQSIKNLEDQQDEYDFKINTLKNRENEMNGMTPKELEQEKLTVNRMCLELKAKRQDVVLQLTDLLNIIHALLTDLISEELPEWKQRQQIACIGGPPNACVDQLQNWFTAVAESLQQVRQHLKKLQELEQKLTYESDPITQKKAILEARALELLKNILSNSLVVERQPCMPTHPHRPMVLKTGVQFTVKLRFLVKLQEFNYQIKVKAVFDKDVTEKKGFRKFNILGTNTKVMNMEESNGSLAAEFRHLQLKEQKVAGNRTNEGPLIVTEELHSLSFESELHLNQSGLNVKLEAISLPVIVISNVCQLPSAWASILWYNMLTTEPKNLKFFLNPPQAMWSQLSQVLSWQFSSITNRGLNQEQLNMLADKLLGARAQRNPEGLIPWTKFCKQSANEKAFPFWLWIEGILDVIKRHLLSLWNDGSIMGFISKEREKAVLSDKCPGTFLLRFSESSKEGAITFTWIDHDIHYKPAFHSVEPYTKKELSAVSLPDIIRTYKVMAAENIPENPLRFLYPNIPKDKAFGKYYPKPSEALEPMDVENPENSGYIKTELISVSEVHPSKLHDNMMPMSPDDYRALTQMVNSEDMAAVMNEFPNPN
- the stat1a gene encoding signal transducer and activator of transcription 1a isoform X2, translated to MSQWCQLQMLDCKYLEQVDQLYDDMFPMDIRQYLSRWIESIDWETVALQDSLARVRFHDLLAQLDDQHSRFALENKFLLQHNIRKIKRNLQDRFQEDPVHMAMIISRNLKEEQRILDTAKSTEEGVGLSSTMLVEKQKLDAKVKELKDSVQMADQSIKNLEDQQDEYDFKINTLKNRENEMNGMTPKELEQEKLTVNRMCLELKAKRQDVVLQLTDLLNIIHALLTDLISEELPEWKQRQQIACIGGPPNACVDQLQNWFTAVAESLQQVRQHLKKLQELEQKLTYESDPITQKKAILEARALELLKNILSNSLVVERQPCMPTHPHRPMVLKTGVQFTVKLRFLVKLQEFNYQIKVKAVFDKDVTEKKGFRKFNILGTNTKVMNMEESNGSLAAEFRHLQLKEQKVAGNRTNEGPLIVTEELHSLSFESELHLNQSGLNVKLEAISLPVIVISNVCQLPSAWASILWYNMLTTEPKNLKFFLNPPQAMWSQLSQVLSWQFSSITNRGLNQEQLNMLADKLLGARAQRNPEGLIPWTKFCKQSANEKAFPFWLWIEGILDVIKRHLLSLWNDGSIMGFISKEREKAVLSDKCPGTFLLRFSESSKEGAITFTWIDHDIHYKPAFHSVEPYTKKELSAVSLPDIIRTYKVMAAENIPENPLRFLYPNIPKDKAFGKYYPKPSEALEPMDVENPENSGYIKTELISVSEVHPSKLHDNMMPMSPDDYRALTQMVNSEDMAAVANNVIQGFEAFDVQMNEFPNPN